The following coding sequences lie in one Arachis ipaensis cultivar K30076 chromosome B05, Araip1.1, whole genome shotgun sequence genomic window:
- the LOC107642367 gene encoding protein AE7, translated as MVSTLINANPIIYEKKERRTRTSPPTTNDDYAVEPIDQLEIFDHLRDIKDPEHPYSLEELKVITEDAVEVDDHRSYVRVTFTPTVEHCSMATIIGLCLRVKLMRSLPSRYKVDIRVAPGSHATEAAVNKQLNDKERVAAALENPNLLDMVEECLAPSYN; from the exons ATGGTGTCAACTCTAATCAACGCAAACCCTATCATATACGAAAAGAAAGAGCGCCGAACCCGCACCTCACCGCCCACCACCAACGACGATTACGCCGTCGAACCTATCGATCAACTTGAGATTTTCG ATCACCTGAGAGATATCAAGGACCCTGAGCACCCTTACTCCTTGGAAGAGCTCAAGGTCATAACGGAGGATGCTGTTGAAGTCGATGATCACCGTAGTTATGTTAG ggttacGTTTACTCCGACAGTGGAACATTGCAGCATGGCAACGATTATAGGTCTCTGCTTACGGGTTAAGCTCATGAGAAGCTTGCCTTCACGCTACaag GTGGATATCAGAGTAGCACCTGGATCTCATGCAACTGAAGCTGCag TTAACAAACAACTAAATGATAAAGAGCGTGTGGCTGCTGCCCTGGAAAATCCAAACCTTCTAGATATGGTCGAAGAATGCCTTGCTCCATCTTACAATTGA